A single region of the Ptychodera flava strain L36383 chromosome 9, AS_Pfla_20210202, whole genome shotgun sequence genome encodes:
- the LOC139139809 gene encoding uncharacterized protein, producing MIRRILLTLCFSLICIYLYTLFDANQFSAQFDVLHILYHKSNVSAVSTVSSKTHLDATHHHGRHLLGHEDVVEEIPKPELSYTIDGEDFPNDIDGGSVLTYNVHLTHSVEREHTQCVVVFRVDIPFSTFSNDTLKVNFSSDLMKDSPDDNITMIPLNGTVEHLTSLDQVRFTFNISLLMWINLTEPWKRPDCWWTPSKECYQTDYLDCIFFDASPQQNWDPAYCYRIDIYDCLPANASSECFFLDTMQCIERLNSTTEDISTLLCPKVKETNCIQINDRGLYFTDYNWTQPTLPPPKIPDNIVVEMCDMTSSEIWRETRRVNGTWFETSLFITPTDENGCRLIEMSPMEETTGPPPTIDPYMGLPTTDEYKIAKECLNINTTGFYHPYIPTIWKKFDIALSFSGMIINTVEVNQKFNAEVNADITQITKKPADQLTQASASVEYKVKKPGTTVTATQTFSENKNALKHEQIDYKVVLKVSECQNGGISLTITCKEINEEQKMNITTPEDDIVVVIGKNLIATTKINETYPGPVPLINLTTVISEKEPPRFELRKVQTKTDQLEPIFDEIVVEFSPFINLYDDENNLYDRVRIEFSLRTLTNVEPDDVLDVSAKAEYLESPEGGFTGSHSSKLTVTEQPTVPDIPPAKSYIDPDALDDIVYNFTLRHTLEHTLYDIWMEVTCPDLVTLNGTRNLEFIYIGIQPNTTEEVEHTSAWDEKFTLGPKYFIHLVELTPEVVFKGQQTFHIWDNSMKPHQQFWCYIELSYRKEWDKPIVLPYIAGYSPSLTFPQPTYELYGRDIQVNMTQYTMPVGSNATYIMNITFPELTTQMTVSINLPPAVLMLWYALISHHGTNLQLNNSTNTYLGTTEEDIGKWNTSIRTNMLMNFGTVINHADNVATFDGDNLMVEFNVVLLDAPETVVKDAEFSLSTTVSYTNGEDMVQQQTIKVLEPGVTMKLYITNSSTTGDPGDVFQYKVTLTHTEESQSPAHHVLIDIHLQYMEVYADFLPNNQSRAPETQVFHEVGPLKADEIFQLYLYKLELGEIIEGTFLAQVSTKLTTGIALLATAEVDIYSFYQWGRLYEISLASLNVVNIRNATLEFIGTSEPATLDRNVLVHEQATFKYRIPLPPIPTELIVSVRLPKFETTRKKWLLDYLRSSVPDPLPTESVFIEQGCLGTENLLTEDCHCYHSNNLNFTLNLTQIMTAYTCEELQTTAGCSISMAMTWPPLSGYSNAGNDTVSGGAENRTSNFSSDNPPTSPTNINTTNQSVGKKTSEDCPFWYYICYKTTIASCEATRLASNLTSLSARNDSTCTNSNDTSVNQTQTENCTETNEVSCQMVALQVCDTMLYRKCSRHNETLIDSAICLCPMKATTESPNVVTEVSQDRQRIVDTYNLCVNRTDTTTETATTAGRSGIAGTDAATGGNGTAPPAMQMTGGPVDDGVDECDFEENVMFGMAAVVHTSMTSTRPGVVCSFKGGNLHDPISPGVIYHSPIVPTKRFRAGDEVSVIVTMLILDEPEVVRGSFLEANFTSTFIYETIPVPPPPMFQENCTCHENEFSTTDLSLSDCRCPSIKLYNATEMDCNCTEIIEAHMIIIQGFGCDCINLCHQRHDYFNAFGKEEQISNLTSLCDCASLNTALNSAGNRQLREHVQECLLVHFNWYTCYSLPYIKDIDVEVCVDVNELSCQAIPVIPCTCQQATEPNQYECACRNTSSSSENSDSVIQWNATTGLSHGILHQSSCLCENSEGWPRQCNCTTDNTAIMDGQRCVNEIKPNCSMVKKAVEGVEAETNCSCSRLNRDVAYNATVLLNNTDETNSSSATPSGEMSQEVTVTKYRKMYYLNCSCPDVGQDFDELEDLRCKSLPKTYQATDCSCFVPLDNVTQSILDNWDYNATVKDIAETSMADHVVVVEPELEISFTRQPEPEVVDRLDEVKFDFNVKHTGNSNGPAYNLTVTLYAVNFTRITGTGALTPQAVVTGELCSEPSHCNVTYNNHLGIFYLNFLPVDPPDSAFSGTFTLIVKNHIDFVANSLITAAAILKYDSCSVDFPGRKYGPISDDDTVKIDAPVLSSSLHKSTAYIYHIEEISGPLPKTFSIGDIMVVQAELFVPEITLHMVNLSIESPLQDYIVNYGDAFLTKKISVRNDTESFFLESAGHEGEVYPPSPYDTAEFRKGGFAIGGGVLVSDANNTVTDNDYVTIRFAFRINDVEYWQDDTEIPFTMTSVYVSDYISELITLTDAELMLTVVEPKLSLRAEVLDHSWQLEQVTATSSSYTCEVNTCCQDESCEEARICITATDTMTECGTKECRCYSGYFENERDTCTAVGRIAGDIIQYGLTVTHDPEFTGNAFDVLVRLHSDLESDLLEGAHFFSRKMTDFSIMSLLSFPSLLQTSDNDFEVKIQRFNHPDACERFKIPFRIRPEIESYPAMEWSSKVCN from the exons ATGATAAGAAGAATTCTTTTGACTCTTTgcttttctttgatttgtatataTCTTTACACATTGTTTGATGCAAACCAATTTTCTG CTCAGTTCGATGTTCTGCACATTCTTTATCACAAAAGCAATGTGTCAGCGGTATCAACAGTAAGCTCAAAGACGCATCTTGATGCAACACATCATCATGGCAGACATCTGTTGGGTCACGAAGATGTCGTTGAAGAGATTCCAAAACCTGAG CTGTCATACACAATTGATGGAGAGGACTTTCCCAATGATATCGATGGAGGAAGTGTCCTGACATACAACGTACATCTGACCCACTCTGTAGAACGTGAACACACTCAGTGTGTAGTTGTTTTCAGG GTTGACATCCCATTCAGTACATTCTCGAATGATACCCTGAAAGTGAATTTTTCCAGTGACTTGATGAAAGACAGTCctgatgataatatcacaatgATACCATTGAATGGTACAGTTGAACATCTTACAAGTCTTGATCAA GTCAGGTTTACTTTCAATATTTCACTACTAATGTGGATAAACCTAACTGAGCCTTGGAAACGACCTGACTGTTGGTGGACTCCTTCCAAGGAGTGTTACCAGACAGACTATCTTG ACTGCATATTCTTTGATGCATCACCACAGCAGAACTGGGATCCAGCATACTGCTACCGTATAGACATCTATGACTGTTTACCAGCCAATGCATCTTCAGAATGTTTCTTCCTCGACACTATGCAGTGCATTGAAAGACTCAACTCAACAACAGAAGACATTTCAACTCTACTTTGTCCCAAAGTCAAGGAGACCAATTGTATACAAATCAATGATAGGGGCTTGTACTTTACTGACTACAACTGGACACAGCCAACTTTACCACCTCCAAAAATTCCAGACAACATTGTTGTTGAAATGTGTGATATGACCTCGTCAGAAATCTGGC GCGAGACAAGAAGAGTCAATGGTACCTGGTTTGAAACCTCATTATTCATAACTCCAACTGACGAGAATGGCTGTCGCTTGATAGAGATGTCACCAATGGAAGAAACAACTGGTCCGCCACCAACTATAGATCCGTACATGGGATTACCAACTACAGATGAATACAAAATTGCCAAAGAATGTCTGAATATCAACACTACTGGATTCTATCATCCATACATACCAACTATCTGGAAGAAATTTGATATAGCACTTTCATTTTCAG GAATGATCATAAATACAGTGGAAGTTAATCAGAAATTTAATGCAGAAGTGAATGCTGACATCACTCAAATCACGAAGAAACCTGCAGATCAACTTACACAAGCGTCAG cttcAGTTGAATACAAAGTCAAGAAGCCAGGCACAACTGTGACAGCAACTCAGACCTTCTCAGAGAATAAGAATGCCCTGAAACATGAACAAATTGATTACAAGGTAGTGTTGAAGGTATCAGAATGCCAGAATGGAGGTATTAGTTTAACAATCACATGCAAAGAAATCAATGAGGAACAGAAGATGAACATCACTACACCTGAAGATGACATCGTTGTTGTTATTGGGAAAAATTTGATAGCCACcacaaaaattaatgaaacttaCCCAGGTCCAGTTCCTTTGATAAACCTCACGACAGTCATCAGTGAGAAAGAGCCTCCAAGATTTGAATTACGCAAGGTTCAGACAAAAACGGATCAGCTGGAGCCAATCTTTGATGAGATTGTGGTTGAGTTCAGTCCCTTTATTAATTTGTATGATGACGAGAATAACCTATACGATCGTGTAAGAATAGAATTCTCCTTGAGAACGCTTACCAATGTTGAACCAGATGATGTACTTGATGTTTCAGCCAAGGCTGAGTATCTTGAGTCCCCAGAGGGTGGATTTACAGGTTCACACTCATCCAAACTCACAGTAACTGAACAACCAACTGTACCAGATATACCCCCTGCTAAATCATACATAGACCCTGATGCCTTggatgatattgtgtataatttcACTCTGAGGCACACTCTTGAACACACCCTCTATGATATCTGGATGGAAGTGACCTGTCCTGATTTGGTGACACTGAATGGCACCAGGAACCTGGAGTTCATCTACATAGGGATTCAGCCCAACACAACTGAGGAAGTAGAACATACCAGTGCATGGGATGAGAAATTCACACTCGGTCCGAAGTATTTCATCCATTTAGTAGAACTCACGCCAGAGGTAGTTTTCAAAGGACAACAAACTTTCCACATTTGGGACAACTCCATGAAACCCCATCAACAGTTCTGGTGTTATATTGAGCTATCGTATCGCAAGGAATGGGATAAACCAATAGTGCTGCCGTACATAGCTGGATACAGTCCCTCGCTTACTTTTCCACAACCCACCTATGAATTGTATGGCAGAGATATACAGGTGAACATGACCCAGTATACGATGCCAGTTGGTTCAAATGCTACCTATAtcatgaacatcacatttcctGAACTGACTACACAG ATGACTGTATCAATCAATTTGCCACCAGCAGTGTTAATGCTTTGGTATGCACTGATAAGTCACCATGGAACTAACTTACAACTGAACAACTCTACAAATACTTACCTTGGTACAACTGAAGAGGACATTG GTAAATGGAATACAAGTATCCGTACTAACATGCTGATGAATTTTGGTACAGTAATTAATCATGCCGATAATGTAGCTACATTTGATG gtgATAACTTGATGGTTGAATTCAATGTAGTTTTACTGGACGCACCTGAAACAGTTGTCAAAGATGCAGAGTTCAGTCTGTCAACTACAGTGTCCTACACCAATGGTGAAGACATGGTTCAGCAACAGACTATCAAAGTTTTGGAACCTGGGGTGACAATGAAATTATACATTACAAATTCCTCTACAACAGGAGACCCCG GTGatgttttccaatacaaagtGACCCTAACCCACACTGAAGAATCTCAAAGCCCAGCTCATCATGTTCTCATTGATATTCATCTGCAATACATGGAAGTGTACGCTGATTTCTTACCCAACAACCAATCAAGAGCACCAGAGACTCAAGTGTTCCATGAAGTTGGCCCTCTGAAGGCCGATGAAATCTTCCAGCTCTATTTATATAAGTTGGAACTTGGAGAAATTATCGAAGGAACATTCTTAGCACAAGTGTCAACCAAACTGACAACAG GTATTGCTCTGCTAGCAACAGCTGAGGTTGACATCTATAGCTTCTACCAATGGGGAAGGCTGTATGAGATATCTCTAGCATCTCTTAATGTCGTCAATATCAGAAATGCCACTCTAGAGTTCATTGGGACCTCAGAGCCGGCAACACTTGACAGAAATGTACTCGTCCATGAACAGGCCACGTTCAAGTACAGAATCCCACTTCCACCAATCCCTACAGAGCTGATAGTTAGTGTGAGATTGCCCAAGTTTGAAACGACACGGAAGAAATGGCTCTTGGACTATCTAAGGAGTTCTGTACCAGACCCATTACCAACAGAGTCTGTTTTCATTGAGCAGGGATGCCTAGGAACAGAAAATCTACTCACCGAGGATTGTCATTGTTATCATTCAAATAATCTCAACTTTACATTGAACTTGACTCAGATAATGACAGCATACACTTGTGAAGAGCTTCAGACTACTGCTGGATGTAGTATCTCCATGGCAATGACTTGGCCGCCACTGTCAGGTTATAGTAATGCTGGCAATGATACAGTGAGTGGTGGGGCAGAGAACAGAACATCAAATTTTAGCAGTGATAATCCTCCAACTTCACCAACAAACATAAATACAACCAATCAAAGtgttggaaaaaaaacatcagagGATTGCCCCTTTTGGTATTACATTTGCTACAAGACAACCATTGCAAGTTGTGAAGCGACACGACTGGCCTCGAACTTGACCTCTCTGAGTGCTAGAAATGATAGCACCTGTACAAACAGCAATGACACCTCAGTGAACCAGACACAGACAGAAAACTGCACAGAAACGAATGAAGTTTCCTGTCAGATGGTAGCATTGCAAGTCTGTGATACCATGCTGTACAGGAAGTGCTCAAGACACAATGAGACACTGATAGATTCAGCTATCTGTCTCTGTCCAATGAAAGCTACAACAG AGAGCCCTAATGTTGTCACTGAAGTCTCACAAGACAGGCAGAGGATAGTGGACACGTACAACCTGTGTGTCAACCGGACAGACACTACCACAGAAACAGCAACAACAGCAGGACGTTCAGGGATAGCTGGCACAGATGCAGCGACAGGAGGTAATGGTACTGCACCACCAGCAATGCAAATGACAGGAGGACCAGTGGATGATGGTGTAGATGAATGTGATTTTGAAGAGAATGTTATGTTTGGAATGGCAGCAGTAGTTCATACCTCTATGACTTCCACCAGACCTGGTGTAGTGTGCAGTTTCAAAGGTGGCAACTTGCATGACCCCATCTCACCAG GTGTAATTTATCATTCTCCGATTGTACCAACAAAGAGATTCAGAGCAGGAGATGAAGTATCTGTTATTGTTACCATGTTGATCCTTGACGAACCTGAAGTGGTACGTGGCAGCTTTCTTGAAGCAAATTTTACTTCAACTTTTATCTATGAAACTATACCAGTACCACCGCCTCCAATGTTCCAGGAGAACTGCACctgtcatgaaaatgaattctCAACCACTGATTTGTCTCTCAGTGACTGTAGATGTCCGAGTATCAAACTCTACAATGCAACTGAGATGGATTGCAACTGTACAGAGATTATCGAGGCCCATATGATAATAATACAGGGTTTTGGATGTGACTGTATCAATTTGTGCCATCAGAGGCACGACTACTTCAATGCCTTTGGCAAGGAAGAGCAGATCAGTAACTTGACATCTTTGTGTGACTGTGCCAGCCTCAACACTGCATTGAATTCAGCCGGCAACCGTCAGCTCAGAGAGCATGTCCAAGAGTGTCTTTTAGTACATTTCAATTGGTATACTTGTTATAGTTTGCCTTACATCAAAGACATTGATGTTGAGGTTTGTGTAGATGTCAATGAACTCAGCTGCCAGGCCATACCAGTCATACCATGCACATGTCAGCAAGCCACAGAACCAAACCAGTATGAATGTGCCTGTAGAAATACCTCGTCCTCAAGTGAAAATTCAGACTCTGTCATCCAGTGGAATGCCACAACTGGACTTAGCCATGGCATCCTTCACCAATCATCTTGCCTATGTGAGAACTCTGAGGGTTGGCCACGGCAGTGTAACTGCACAACAGACAACACAGCTATCATGGATGGACAAAGATGTGTCAATGAAATTAAACCCAACTGCTCCATGGTCAAGAAAGCTGTTGAAGGAGTTGAAGCAGAAACCAACTGTTCTTGTAGCAGATTAAATCGAGATGTTGCGTATAATGCTACTGTACTACTCAATAATACTGATGAAACAAATAGTTCTTCAGCTACTCCTAGTGGAGAAATGTCTCAAGAAGTCACTGTCACTAAGTACAGGAAAATGTATTATCTTAACTGTAGTTGTCCAGATGTTGGGCAAGATTTTGATGAATTGGAAGATTTACGGTGCAAATCACTGCCAAAAACCTACCAAGCTACAGACTGTAGCTGCTTTGTTCCACTAGACAATGTAACACAGTCGATACTAGATAACTGGGATTACAATGCAACTGTGAAAGACATAGCTGAAACAAGTATGGCCGACCATGTTGTCGTTGTTGAACCAGAATTGGAGATTTCATTCACTAGGCAACCAGAACCTGAAGTTGTTGACCGTCTTGATGAAGTCAAGTTTGATTTCAACGTTAAACACACCGGAAATTCTAACGGTCCTGCATACAATTTAACAGTCACCTTATATGCAGTGAATTTCACACGCATAACAGGTACAGGAGCTCTTACACCACAAGCTGTAGTAACAGGTGAACTCTGTTCAGAGCCATCTCACTGTAATGTAACCTACAACAACCATTTAGGCATTTTTTATCTGAATTTTCTACCAGTTGATCCACCGGACTCAGCATTCTCTGGCACATTCACACTGATCGTTAAGAATCACATAGACTTTGTTGCCAATAGTCTTATCACAGCGGCTGCCATTCTGAAGTACGATAGTTGTTCTGTAGACTTTCCTGGCAGGAAATATGGTCCCATCTCAGATGACGACACAGTGAAGATTGATGCTCCAGTTCTCAGCAGTTCGCTTCACAAATCTACGGCTTACATCTATCACATTGAAGAGATATCTGGTCCATTGCCAAAGACGTTCTCTATTGGGGACATTATGGTGGTTCAGGCTGAGCTCTTTGTACCAGAAATCACTCTGCACATGGTAAACCTATCAATTGAATCACCTTTGCAAGACTACATTGTCAATTATGGTGATGCGTTTCTGACCAAGAAAATTTCAGTTCGTAATGACACTGAATCATTCTTCCTGGAGAGTGCTGGACATGAGGGTGAGGTTTATCCACCGTCACCGTACGACACTGCTGAGTTCAGAAAGGGAGGATTCGCTATAGGAGGAG GTGTCCTTGTAAGTGATGCAAACAACACAGTGACTGACAACGACTATGTAACGATTCGCTTTGCGTTTCGAATCAATGATGTTGAATACTGGCAGGATGATACAGAGATACCATTCACAATGACTTCAGTCTATGTTAGTGATTACATCAGTGAATTAATTACACTCACTGATGCAGAATTAATGCTCACTGTTGTTGAACCCAAGCTGAGCCTTCGGGCAGAG GTGTTAGATCATAGCTGGCAGTTAGAACAGGTGACAGCAACTAGTAGTAGTTACACATGTGAAGTTAACACATGCTGTCAGGATGAAAGTTGTGAGGAAGCCAGAATATGTATAACAGCTACAGATACCATGACAGAGTGTGGTACTAAAGA ATGTAGATGTTACAGTGGCTACTTTGAGAATGAGAGAGATACATGCACAGCTGTTGGGAGAATTGCTGGTGATATCATCCAGTATGGCTTAACTGTCACCCATGACCCAGAGTTCACAG GAAATGCATTTGATGTTTTAGTGAGACTACACTCTGATCTGGAGTCTGATCTCTTGGAAGGCGCACACTTTTTCAGTCGGAAAATGACAGACTTCAGTATCATGAGTCTGCTGTCCTTCCCGTCTTTGCTACAAACCAGTGACAATGACTTTGAAGTGAAGATACAACGATTTAATCATCCTGACGCATGTGAGAGATTTAAGATTCCATTCAGGATCAGGCCAGAAATTGAATCTTACCCTGCTATGGAATGGTCTTCCAAGGTTTGTAATTGA